The Pararhizobium sp. IMCC21322 sequence ACAATTTTTTTGCAATGCACCATTTTCGTAAAGAATCAGGCTTTGAATTTGCTCTGAATATCTTTCACTGCATTGACAGCTTCTTCACCCATGGATTGAGCCTGTTTTGTCACCGACTCGATTTGGTCCTTGATGTATTTTGTCTGCAGTTCCAGCGCTTCCTGAGGATCTTTCGCTGTGACCAGTTTTTCGGCCTGGCTAAACGCCGCGCTCATGTGGTCTTCAGTCAGAGCCAAGGCTTTTTTGCCAGCTTCAGTAGTTTTGGATTGCAGGTCGCTGCCGGAGTTTTCCATCTTGCTGGCAGTATCCTGCATTGTTTCCATGTAAGTATTAAAAGCCTTGCGGGCTTGTTCCATGCCTTGTTCGGCAAAGGCACGCATCTGTTCACTCATGTCATAGTTCTTGCTCATCGTCACACCTTATGGGTTTGTGTTTGTCTATGTTGCAATGCAATATAATAATAATATTGTGCAGTGCAACATAAAAATTAAAAATTCTGGTTTTTCACTGTTTTTTTTGCGCCTGTGGAACCTGTGGATTGCTCTGAATTTAACCCTGTTCGCAATCAAAATGCCGTAATTGGCACAATAGATGGACCCATCAGTCACTTTGTATTAACAAAACCTTAATGGCGGTTTCACGTTTTGAGGAAGCTGATCAATGAATTTGGGCCGGTTTCCGGCGAGTGCTTAATGCAATAAGCGCCAGAAACATGCCCACGGAAGAATGGATTGCAATTGTCGAAACGTCGTGACAATCGAGCTTTTATGTCTTGGACGGCCTGCGAGCCGCTGAATGCGCTTGCATTGTCCGTGAAGCCAGCTCTGGTTCTGTCTCCCGACGGCGCGCAATTGCTTTGGGCCAATCCAGCTGGCGCAAAGCGTCTGGGCACCCAGGATTTGAAAACGCTGTTGAGCGAAGAGTTTCCGCAAAACTTCCCGCTGCGCAAACAAATCCGGCATTTGTTCAATTGGTTGCACAATGACAAACAGCAGATTCAACGTTTACGGCTTGGTCGCAGCGCATCGACGCCGCTGGAAATGGTCACTGTCAGCAAACTGAGAAATGTGGAAGGCGTCGCTGGTGTTCTGCTGCGCCCGGTTGCGGGGCCGACTGCACAGGACTTTCAACAGCGCGCGGACACGATGGCGGATTGGCTTGGATCTGGTCACCATTATGCGGCTCTGTTTTCCAATACGGGCGATGTAATTGCTTCATCCGGCGCTTTCCATGAATTGCGCCATGCAGCCACAGCATTGCAGTCCCTGCTGGAAGAGGCGGAAGACAGCGTGCTTCCTGTGTCTCAGCAGATAACAATTCAGTCAGGTACACGAAACCTTGTGACCGCGCTGAAACTGCCGATGGATGATGAAGAGGTTTTTCTGCTGCTGGTTGACGCAGATGAGGCGTCTTTTTCATTGTCGGACGACCATGCGCAACATGAGCGAGATACTAACGCGCAGGGTAATGGCGAGCAGGAAACTGACGAGAAAGCAGCTGACGTGAAAGTTGCTGACGAGAAAGCTGCCGGCCCTGCGGAAACAGGTCTGCAGTCCGTCAGGCAAAATCATGCAGGAAGATTGTCAGCCTCGGAAATCAAGGTGCCAAAACCGGCCAATGATACAAGGCCGCAGCAGATAAAAGCACCAGAGAAGACAGAAGTACCCGCGAAAGCTGCTGCATCTGCCGAGCCTGATTTAATGCGCTTCGTCTGGCGAATGGATGATGGTTTCAAGTTCACTTTCGTTTCCCCGGAATTTCAGACCCTTGTCGGGTTGCGCGGCGCCTTTGAAGGACGCACCTGGCAGGATTTGGCGGGCGATTATCAACTCGACCCAGATGGTGAGTTGCAAAGTGCCATCACGTCAAAAGATTCCTGGAGCGGGAAGCACATAATCTGGGCGTTGCCGAAGCGGAAAAAAATTGCCGGGATTGAGCTATCCGCAATGCCCGTCTTTGACGCCGAGAAGCGCTTTCAAGGCTATCGCGGTTTCGGAGCCTGCCAGTTGCAAGACCAGATAATTACGGTCGATGAGCCTCCGGTACAAGATAATTATGCAGCAATGCCTGATGAGTTTTCGTCCGATGGTATGGCTGCTGATGTGTTTGATGATGCTGAACCGGATGTCACCGTACCAAAAGCCTCTGTCGTTGACGCCGGCCGGCAAAATGAGCCGGATGAAGTTCCGGCAATTGTGGATACAAGGCCCTCCAGCACACAGGAATACACAAAAGGTCTGACCCCTGAAGAACGCAAGGCCTTTGAGGAAATCGGGAAATCCCTTGGAAAGCATGCAGTCACACAGCAAGCTCTCGCCAAACAGGATTTAGAAAAACAAACCGCTGAAGTTCCAGAGGCTGAAATTTCAGTCACGGAAACCCCAATTGCAGAAACCCCTGACTTAGAAACCCCTGACTTAGAAACCTCAGACTTGGAAACTGCAGGCGCAGAAGTTGCTAAAGCCGTGGCGTCGGAAGCTGGCACGGCTGATCAGGAGCAGGGTTCAGGAACCGAAAATTCTCTGCGCGCCATGTTGGACCGGATTGATACCGGTGTTCTTGTGGTCCGCGATGATCAGGTTCTGTTTGCAAATCGGTCTCTTGCAGAAATGGCCGGCTACGAGGATGCACAATCCTATTTGGCGGCAAATGTTGCAGCACCCATGGGCGGCTTCTCGCTGGACCGTGTTGGCGACGACGGAACAATGCAACTGACGGGCAAAGACGATGCCACCCATAAGGTTCGCGCCGCGATTGGCAAGATCGACTGGGATGGCCAGTCAGCCAGCCTGTTGACGGTCGACCCCGTCAACTACAATACACCCGTGCCCGCCTTGAGTTCACAAGTTGGAGACCGGGTGTGGAACGCAGATGAGCTTCTGGCCATTTTGAACACCGCCACGGAAGGTGTTCTGATGATTGATGTGGAAGGGAAAATCCTGGCCCTCAATCATGGTGCGGAAGCTCTGTTTGATGAAGATCAGACAAGTCTCATTGGCCGTGATCTCACAACCTTGCTCGCGCTGGAAAGTCATAAACCTGCCCGCGATTATCTGGCCGGAATCAAAGGCGCCGGCGTTGCCTCCATTCTCAATGATGGCCGCGAGGTTATTGGCCAGACCGCGAAGGGCGGTTATATGCCGCTGTTCATGACGATGGGCCAGGTTGGCGAAGAAAGTCCGGACGATGTGGCAGATATGCGTCTTTGCGTGGTGCTGCGGGACATCACCCAATGGAAGCGTGCCGAAGATGATCTGATTGCCGCCCGCCACAATGCTGAAAAAGCCAACACAGCGAAATCAGACTTTCTGGCAAAAATCAGCCATGAAATACGCACGCCGTTAAACGCCATTCTGGGCTTTTCGGAAGTTATGCTGGAAGAGCGTTTCGGCCCGATCGGCAATCCGCGCTACAAGGATTACATCAACGACATTCATACATCCGGTGCTCATGTCATCAATCTGGTGAATGACATGCTGGACATCTCCAAAATCGAGGCCGGGCAGCTGGACCTGACCTTTACGGCGGTTGATCTGGTGGCGGTTCTGAAAGAATGCGTTGCACTGATGCAGCCCCAGGCCAATGAAGGCCGTGTTATCATCCGCACAAGTTTTGCCGATGATCTGCCGCGCGTTGTGGCCGACGCCAAGACAATACGCCAGATCGCACTAAATCTCCTGTCGAATTCCATCAAATTCACGGCAGAAGGCGGGCAGGTGATTGTCTCTGCGGTGGTAGAAAAAGATGGCTCTTTGATTTTGCGCGTACGCGACACCGGTGTCGGTATGAGCGAGGCTGATCTGTCCAAGGCCATGGAGCCTTTTCGTCAGATCGAACAGAACAGCGAAAAAGACGGCATTGCGCGCAAAACCCTGTCCGGTGGCGGCACCGGCCTTGGCCTGCCGCTGACCAAAGCATTGGTCGAAGCCAACCGGGCACAATTCCTGATCGAAAGCACGCCGTCCAAGGGAACGTTGATCCGGGTCGTGTTTCCCAACACGCGGGTTTTGGCAGAGTAACAGGTCATTTGGTGGGGGGTGGCAGACCCTGGCATCTCCGCGCAAAAAAACCGCCCGGCACAAGGTCCGGGCGGCTAGTAAAGCCAGTTCGGGCAGTTATGCAGATGGCCATGGTAGAGATGGCGCATCAGCACATCATGAGGGGGCTCACTGCCCGTTCGGCTTTTACGTCAGGCGATCAACCAGTAGGTGTATCGCGCTGATCTGTGGATCTATAGGGTTCACAATCTGAGGTCATGGAGCGTTGCGCACTTATCTTCCGGCGCTGCCGTATTTCTTTTGCCAATGCCAGTTCCGAGGCCTGCCGTTCCTGCGCCAACGTGCGAAGCCGAGAAGTCGGGTCGTTCGAATAGGGCAGGGTGGCGGCCGCGTTAACATCGCAACGCGTTATACCAATGTCTCTCAGCATATGATCATCCAGCGTTACGAGCTGTGTCATTGTGCTGCGATAAGCCCAGAAATTCCAGACCGATGAGATGCGCTTCCCAACGGAAAGCACAGCCGCTTTCAGCATAGAGGCGCTCGTAGCGGCTGCTGGGCTGATAGACGTATCAAGACTGTTTCTAGGTATCGCAGACATGGCAATCTCCTGTGTTGGGCCATGTGGAAGTGAATCTATTTAAAGATGACTTGGTACACATGATCTTTTTCAATTGATAAGACCAGTGAATGTTTCTAATCTGATATATGAGAGTTATTGATGGATTAGATGAACATGGCCGCTTTGCTGGATTTGGATCAACTCAGGACGTTCGTTGCTATTGCCGAGTCAGGTAGTTTTACCCGTGCAGCAGACACAGTTTTCCGGACTCAGTCTGCCGTATCAATGCAGATGCGGCGTTTGGAGGAGCGTGTCGGCAAGCCGCTTTTTACCCGTGATGGCAGAAACAGCCGCCTGAGCGAAGAGGGTCTGAAACTGCTGGGCTATGCCCGCAAAATGTTGCGCTTGAATGATGAAACGCTGGCGGTGTTCGACGATTCCGCTCTGTCAGGCAATGTTCGTCTTGGAACACCGGACGATTACGCAGACCGGTTTTTGCCGGAAATTCTGGCACGCTTTGCCAGATCAAACCCACAGGTGGAAGTGGCTGTTGAATGCGCACCAACCCCGGTATTGACCAACCAATTGAAGTCAAACGAGTTGGATCTGGCAATCATCACCTATATTCCTGAGCAGCATCCAGCAGAGATGATCCGGCGTGAACCGCTTTATTGGGTCACATCCAGTCGTCACCATCAGCATGAAGAAGAAGTGCTGCCGTTGGCACTTGGCCGTCCAACCTGCGAATGGCGCGGTTCTGCCATTGCAGCTCTGGAACGCGGCGCAAGAGCCCACAGAGTGCTCTATTCCAGTTGGAACTCCACCGCTGTCGGTGCCACGGTTCTGGCCGGTCTTGCGGTATCAGTGCTGCCGGAATCCGCCATTCGGCCCGGCATGCGCATTCTGACCGAGGCAGAGGGATTCCCCGAATTGCCATCCTGCAATATCGGCTTGCTGCGCTCCTGGCACCATTGGACGCCATTGATGGATGCGCTCGCAGCCCACATTATCGAAAGCCTTGGCAACGTCACCGTCAAGGAAACGCTGCAAATCGCCAAACCGCTAACGGCTGCAGAGTAGCTTCAAGCCGGTTTTTTGCGGGCCGATAGCACGAGGCCATTTCCGACCAAAGCCAGGGCAACGCCAACAAGGCCAAGCAGTGTCCACTGATAGTTTTCAAACAAGGTCGACACCAGAAGCGCCACGATCGGGAACATGATTGTGGCGTAACCTGCGCGTGCCGAACCAATACGACCCAGCAGCGTCAAATAGCACCAGAAAGCAAATACGGTGCCGGTCAAAGATAACCACAACAGCGACAGGATGTAGCTTGCTGTTGGTTCGATGATGAACTCAGCGCCGCTGACAAAGGCGATCAAAGCGCTGAACACCGTGCCGTAGACCATGCCCCAGGCATTGCCGGACATGACGGAGATACCACTGCGCTGCATTTGGGCGGAAAACAGGTTTCCGATGCAAAAAGACACGGTCCCACCAAAGCACAGCAGCAGGCCAAAAAGCGTTCCTGGGTCTGCATCAGCCGCCATGATCTGCGGCCAGAACAGGGCCGCAACGCCGGAAACGCCCAAAACGGCTCCGAACACCACTCTGCGGGTCGGGATCTGGCCGTACAAAATCAGCGCAAATCCAATATTCACAATAGATGCCAGGGAAAACACCACTGATAGAAGCCCTGACGCGATCCATTGTGCGCCGTAATAAAACAGCGCGAAATTGGTGGAAAACAAAAAGATGCCGAGCAGCAGAAATCGCAGATGAGTTTTGGCCGAAAATTGCAGCGGCCTCTTCGTGACCATCACCAGTACCATCATGACGGCAGCAGCAATCATAAAACGCCATGTCAGCGACACATGGGGCGCAACGACACCAACCTGCATCTTGAGCGGAAACCAGCTGGTACCCCACAAAAGACAATGCTGGCGTAAAGGCCCAAATTCTGAAAGCCAAAACCCTGCTCGGACGAGATAGGCTGTGTTTTTTGTGCAATGCTCAAACGGATATTCCTGAGGATGAAGGCCGGATCATGCGCCCGCGTCTGCGCCTGGTCCAGTCAGGATTATTGACCGATACATCAATCCCATAAATGAAGAAGTGACCGGTTTCGGCCATTCTCATCCAGGCCTGATCACCCAAATGATAGGCGTTTCGAATCTCGGCAGTTTTTCCCATACAGAGTTGGAACTGCGACCGGTCACCGGCATCGGCAAATGGCCCCCAGACGGTTTCGCATTGTCCGGTCAATATGCGTCCTTTACGCCATAATGCTCAAGGCGTTGCTTGAGCGTTCCTGTATGCAGTTCCAGCAGATGATTATCATTATCGTAAAAATAGATGGATCGGCCTTCACCTTCTACCCGCGGGCGTGGGGGCCGTATCTCAAGGCCAAGCGCATTGATTTCGGCCAGACGATCATCAAAATCAGTGTCTTCAATTTTAAAGGCAATGTGATTGTAGCTGCGATCAGACAATGAATCGCCCTTCATCACGCCAATCCACACATCATCAACCAGAAAAAAACGTTCCTCTGACAAGGAAAATGTATTCTGACCGCTGGCATAGATGCATTTTGCCTTCAAAACCTGTTCCAGAATGATCTGCATACGATCCAAATCTTGGACGATGAAGGTAATGTGGCTGAGTGCTGACATAGGACCTCAATAGGCGAAATCATCAAATACCCGGTCGATATTTCCGCCCCATTCTCCGTGGTATTTCCCGAGCATGATTTCAGCGGGTGTTTTTCCCGAAGCAACGGTTTCGTCAATCGGTGTGAGATACTGGCCTTCATCAAACCCGGCACCATTCAACTGGCTGCGGCGTCTCAGACCCTGATGCGACAGCGTGACGACACGCTTGGCTACATCAAGCACTGTGCCACGCCGGAACGGTGTGTTCAGAGCCGTTTTTGGCACGGTGTCACGCATGGTCTGACGCTCTTCATCTGTCCAGTCAGCCAGATAATCTTCTGTCTCAGCCAGCGTGTCTTCGTCATAAAGCAGACCAACCCAGAAGGCTGGCAACGCGCAAATGCGCCGCCATGGGTTGCCATCAGCGCCGCGCATTTCCAGAAAGCTCTTTAGCCGTACATCAGGAAAGACGGTAGAGAGATGGTTTTTCCAGTCGCCCTGGGTAACAGTTTCCTTTTCTGCGCCAGCCGGGCGCTTGCCGCTCATGTATTCGCGGAATGTGATGCTGGTGGCGTCTATATAGTTCACGCCACGTTTGATGAAATACATAGGTATATCAAGAGCGTAATCGACATACTGTTCAAAGCCGAACCCCTGATCGAATGCAAATGGCATAAGGCCTGATCGGTTATTATCCACATCGCGCCAGATTTCGCCGCGATAGGACAGGAAACCGTTGGGCTTTTTATCCAGAAACGGCGAATTGGCAAACATGGCGGTCGCAACGGCCTGCAAAGATAATCCAACCCGAATTTTGCGAACCATGTCGGCTTCGCTTTCAAAATCCAGATTGACCTGAATGGTGCATGTACGATGCATCATATCAAGACCGTGCGTCCCCACCTTGGGCATGTAATTGCGCATGATGTTGTAGCGCGATTTCGGCATTTGCGGGGTGTCTTCCAAACTCCATTTCGGACTGGCACCCAGGCCCAAAAACCCGATCCCCAATGCATCAGAGATTTCCCGCACATGGGCCAGATGCCCATGAACTTCGCGGCAGGTCTGATGCAGTGTTTCCAGCGGAGCGCCGGAAAGCTCAAATTGCCCACCTGGCTCCAGCGAAATGGCACCGCCACCGACAGGATCGATCAGACCAATAATATGCTCATGGTCATAAATACCTTCCCAGTCGAGATTGGCCTTCATGCCATTCAAAAGGGCTTTTACACCGCGCTCACCCTCATAGGGTACGGGCGAATAATCCTCAGTATAGAAGCCGAATTTCTCGTGCTCCGTGCCAATGCGCCATGCCTCTTTCGGCTTGCAGCCTTCGCTCAGCGCTTCAATCAGCGCAGCGCGGCCCTCAAGGGGCGTATCGTCAGCAGTATCCCGGGCCATATACCGAATTCCTTATTGCCAAAGCGGCGCGACCATACTGCGCGATTGCAGACCATGGCAACCCTTTATCGGTAATCACCGATAAAAGCCTGAATGATAGCCATTGCAGCCACTGCGGCGGTATCGGCCCGCAGAATTCTGGGACCAAGTGAAAGCGCGTGAACAAAGGGTTTGCTAACAAGTAACTGGCGTTCTTCTTCGGTAAATCCTCCTTCAGGTCCAATCAGGATCGCCAGCGGTCGCCCCTCAAGAGATTGCAATGCCTTCAGGCCATCTGATCCTTCAACCAGT is a genomic window containing:
- a CDS encoding phasin family protein; the protein is MSEQMRAFAEQGMEQARKAFNTYMETMQDTASKMENSGSDLQSKTTEAGKKALALTEDHMSAAFSQAEKLVTAKDPQEALELQTKYIKDQIESVTKQAQSMGEEAVNAVKDIQSKFKA
- a CDS encoding PAS domain-containing sensor histidine kinase; amino-acid sequence: MSWTACEPLNALALSVKPALVLSPDGAQLLWANPAGAKRLGTQDLKTLLSEEFPQNFPLRKQIRHLFNWLHNDKQQIQRLRLGRSASTPLEMVTVSKLRNVEGVAGVLLRPVAGPTAQDFQQRADTMADWLGSGHHYAALFSNTGDVIASSGAFHELRHAATALQSLLEEAEDSVLPVSQQITIQSGTRNLVTALKLPMDDEEVFLLLVDADEASFSLSDDHAQHERDTNAQGNGEQETDEKAADVKVADEKAAGPAETGLQSVRQNHAGRLSASEIKVPKPANDTRPQQIKAPEKTEVPAKAAASAEPDLMRFVWRMDDGFKFTFVSPEFQTLVGLRGAFEGRTWQDLAGDYQLDPDGELQSAITSKDSWSGKHIIWALPKRKKIAGIELSAMPVFDAEKRFQGYRGFGACQLQDQIITVDEPPVQDNYAAMPDEFSSDGMAADVFDDAEPDVTVPKASVVDAGRQNEPDEVPAIVDTRPSSTQEYTKGLTPEERKAFEEIGKSLGKHAVTQQALAKQDLEKQTAEVPEAEISVTETPIAETPDLETPDLETSDLETAGAEVAKAVASEAGTADQEQGSGTENSLRAMLDRIDTGVLVVRDDQVLFANRSLAEMAGYEDAQSYLAANVAAPMGGFSLDRVGDDGTMQLTGKDDATHKVRAAIGKIDWDGQSASLLTVDPVNYNTPVPALSSQVGDRVWNADELLAILNTATEGVLMIDVEGKILALNHGAEALFDEDQTSLIGRDLTTLLALESHKPARDYLAGIKGAGVASILNDGREVIGQTAKGGYMPLFMTMGQVGEESPDDVADMRLCVVLRDITQWKRAEDDLIAARHNAEKANTAKSDFLAKISHEIRTPLNAILGFSEVMLEERFGPIGNPRYKDYINDIHTSGAHVINLVNDMLDISKIEAGQLDLTFTAVDLVAVLKECVALMQPQANEGRVIIRTSFADDLPRVVADAKTIRQIALNLLSNSIKFTAEGGQVIVSAVVEKDGSLILRVRDTGVGMSEADLSKAMEPFRQIEQNSEKDGIARKTLSGGGTGLGLPLTKALVEANRAQFLIESTPSKGTLIRVVFPNTRVLAE
- a CDS encoding DUF1127 domain-containing protein, with translation MSAIPRNSLDTSISPAAATSASMLKAAVLSVGKRISSVWNFWAYRSTMTQLVTLDDHMLRDIGITRCDVNAAATLPYSNDPTSRLRTLAQERQASELALAKEIRQRRKISAQRSMTSDCEPYRSTDQRDTPTG
- a CDS encoding LysR substrate-binding domain-containing protein; the encoded protein is MAALLDLDQLRTFVAIAESGSFTRAADTVFRTQSAVSMQMRRLEERVGKPLFTRDGRNSRLSEEGLKLLGYARKMLRLNDETLAVFDDSALSGNVRLGTPDDYADRFLPEILARFARSNPQVEVAVECAPTPVLTNQLKSNELDLAIITYIPEQHPAEMIRREPLYWVTSSRHHQHEEEVLPLALGRPTCEWRGSAIAALERGARAHRVLYSSWNSTAVGATVLAGLAVSVLPESAIRPGMRILTEAEGFPELPSCNIGLLRSWHHWTPLMDALAAHIIESLGNVTVKETLQIAKPLTAAE
- a CDS encoding DMT family transporter, encoding MQVGVVAPHVSLTWRFMIAAAVMMVLVMVTKRPLQFSAKTHLRFLLLGIFLFSTNFALFYYGAQWIASGLLSVVFSLASIVNIGFALILYGQIPTRRVVFGAVLGVSGVAALFWPQIMAADADPGTLFGLLLCFGGTVSFCIGNLFSAQMQRSGISVMSGNAWGMVYGTVFSALIAFVSGAEFIIEPTASYILSLLWLSLTGTVFAFWCYLTLLGRIGSARAGYATIMFPIVALLVSTLFENYQWTLLGLVGVALALVGNGLVLSARKKPA
- the fosX gene encoding FosX/FosE/FosI family fosfomycin resistance hydrolase, with translation MSALSHITFIVQDLDRMQIILEQVLKAKCIYASGQNTFSLSEERFFLVDDVWIGVMKGDSLSDRSYNHIAFKIEDTDFDDRLAEINALGLEIRPPRPRVEGEGRSIYFYDNDNHLLELHTGTLKQRLEHYGVKDAY
- a CDS encoding glutamate--cysteine ligase, which gives rise to MARDTADDTPLEGRAALIEALSEGCKPKEAWRIGTEHEKFGFYTEDYSPVPYEGERGVKALLNGMKANLDWEGIYDHEHIIGLIDPVGGGAISLEPGGQFELSGAPLETLHQTCREVHGHLAHVREISDALGIGFLGLGASPKWSLEDTPQMPKSRYNIMRNYMPKVGTHGLDMMHRTCTIQVNLDFESEADMVRKIRVGLSLQAVATAMFANSPFLDKKPNGFLSYRGEIWRDVDNNRSGLMPFAFDQGFGFEQYVDYALDIPMYFIKRGVNYIDATSITFREYMSGKRPAGAEKETVTQGDWKNHLSTVFPDVRLKSFLEMRGADGNPWRRICALPAFWVGLLYDEDTLAETEDYLADWTDEERQTMRDTVPKTALNTPFRRGTVLDVAKRVVTLSHQGLRRRSQLNGAGFDEGQYLTPIDETVASGKTPAEIMLGKYHGEWGGNIDRVFDDFAY